The following proteins are encoded in a genomic region of Liolophura sinensis isolate JHLJ2023 chromosome 7, CUHK_Ljap_v2, whole genome shotgun sequence:
- the LOC135469906 gene encoding uncharacterized protein LOC135469906, which produces MVDGLVSAVRAQLVYNSNMVDGLVSAVRAQLVYNSNVVDGLVSAVRAQLVYNSNMVDGLVSAVRAQLVYNSNMVDGLVSAVRAQLVYNSNMVDGLVSAVRAQLVYNSNVVDGLVSAVRAQLVYNSNMVDGLVSAVRAQLVYNSNMVDGLVSAVRAQLVYNSNMVDGLVSAVRAQLVYNSNMVDGLVSAVRAQLVYNSNMVDGLVSAVRAQLVYNSNMVDGLVSAVRAQLVYYRSMVLR; this is translated from the coding sequence ATGGTGGATGGTCTTGTATCAGCGGTCAGAGCACAGCTAGTATATAACAGTAATATGGTGGATGGTCTTGTATCAGCGGTCAGAGCACAGCTAGTATATAACAGTAATGTGGTGGATGGCCTTGTATCAGCGGTCAGAGCACAGCTAGTATATAACAGTAATATGGTGGATGGTCTTGTATCAGCGGTCAGAGCACAGCTAGTATAcaacagcaatatggtggatgGTCTTGTATCAGCGGTCAGAGCACAGCTAGTATATAACAGTAATATGGTGGATGGTCTTGTATCAGCGGTCAGAGCACAGCTAGTATACAACAGCAATGTGGTGGATGGCCTTGTATCAGCGGTCAGAGCACAGCTAGTATAcaacagcaatatggtggatgGCCTTGTATCAGCGGTCAGAGCACAGCTAGTATAcaacagcaatatggtggatgGTCTTGTATCAGCGGTCAGAGCACAGCTAGTATATAACAGTAATATGGTGGATGGTCTTGTATCAGCGGTCAGAGCACAGCTAGTATATAACAGTAATATGGTGGATGGCCTTGTATCAGCGGTCAGAGCACAGCTAGTATATAACAGTAATATGGTGGATGGCCTTGTATCAGCGGTCAGAGCACAGCTAGTATAcaacagcaatatggtggatgGCCTTGTATCAGCGGTCAGAGCACAGCTAGTATATTATCGCAGTATG